A section of the Rhizobium sp. BG4 genome encodes:
- the thpR gene encoding RNA 2',3'-cyclic phosphodiesterase encodes MPRLFTALEIPRNAAMSLSLLRGGLPGARWIDVENYHITLRFIGDVDGRTADEIVDRLDRIDRPEFQIRLDGIGAFGSKKPHSVWAGVTPSPEMYALQAEIERICQRIGLPPDPRKFTPHVTLARLKSSRVDDVVHYLSGRGNFQTSAFTVPRFVLLSSRESVGGGPYLTEEVFPLHEALSAPSMPASFMQPV; translated from the coding sequence ATGCCGAGACTATTTACCGCCCTCGAAATTCCGCGCAATGCGGCGATGAGCCTCTCTTTGCTGCGCGGTGGTCTTCCCGGTGCCAGATGGATCGATGTGGAGAACTACCACATCACGCTTCGCTTCATAGGCGATGTCGATGGCCGCACGGCAGACGAGATCGTCGACCGGCTCGATCGAATCGACAGGCCCGAATTCCAGATCAGGCTTGATGGCATCGGGGCCTTTGGTTCCAAGAAGCCGCATTCGGTCTGGGCCGGTGTCACGCCATCGCCGGAGATGTATGCGCTTCAGGCCGAAATCGAACGGATCTGCCAGCGCATCGGCCTGCCGCCGGATCCCCGCAAGTTTACCCCGCATGTCACGCTCGCCCGCCTCAAGTCGTCGCGGGTTGACGATGTGGTGCACTACCTCTCGGGCCGCGGCAATTTCCAGACCTCGGCCTTCACCGTACCCCGCTTCGTATTGCTGTCATCGCGGGAATCGGTCGGCGGCGGTCCTTACCTGACCGAGGAAGTGTTCCCGCTCCACGAAGCGCTTTCGGCGCCGAGCATGCCTGCGAGCTTCATGCAGCCGGTGTGA
- a CDS encoding RNA polymerase sigma factor, with translation MSEVPAAAPIAEAIDRIARRDGGRLLSSLVGSLRDFQLAEDSLQDALESALIHWNRNGLPASPNAWLVQVARRKAIDRLRRSANFRQKSVEIAHLIELENASPVLDEADPIGDERLKLIFACCHPAIDRKTCVALTLRSVCGLKTEEIADAFLDRHDAMAQRLVRARDKIAKAGIAYEVPGPDGWPARLESVLAVVYLIFNEGYASGSGNHIRADLCDEAIRLGRLLTALRPDEPEIEGLLSLMLLHHARRAARIGEGGGILTLEMQDRSLWDRAVIDEGVALIERALKRGCPGPYQLQAAVIAVHAEARSFADTDWRQIALLYGELARTADNPVYELNRIVALSYVEGAGAALGRLKPIAMALVQYQPFHAVQADLLARDGQIDQARLAYARAIELSQSDAEKLFLKQRLSEIA, from the coding sequence ATGAGCGAGGTTCCGGCCGCCGCCCCGATTGCCGAAGCGATCGACAGGATCGCCCGGCGCGACGGTGGCCGTCTCCTCTCCAGCCTGGTGGGCTCGCTGCGGGATTTCCAGCTGGCCGAGGACAGTTTACAGGATGCGCTGGAATCCGCGCTCATCCACTGGAACCGGAACGGCCTGCCGGCCTCGCCGAATGCCTGGCTGGTGCAGGTGGCCCGCCGCAAGGCGATCGACCGGCTGCGGCGCTCGGCCAATTTCCGGCAGAAGTCGGTGGAGATTGCCCATCTGATCGAGCTCGAAAATGCGTCCCCGGTCTTGGATGAGGCCGATCCGATCGGCGACGAGCGATTGAAGCTGATCTTTGCCTGCTGCCATCCGGCGATCGATCGGAAGACCTGCGTGGCGCTGACCCTGCGCTCCGTCTGCGGGCTGAAGACCGAAGAGATCGCCGATGCCTTCCTCGACCGGCACGATGCGATGGCGCAGCGGCTGGTGCGCGCTCGCGACAAGATCGCCAAGGCGGGTATAGCCTATGAGGTGCCGGGACCGGATGGCTGGCCAGCGCGGCTCGAAAGCGTGCTCGCCGTCGTCTATCTGATCTTCAATGAAGGCTATGCCTCCGGCAGCGGCAACCATATCCGCGCCGATCTCTGCGACGAGGCAATCCGCCTCGGGCGGCTGCTGACGGCGCTGCGGCCGGATGAGCCGGAGATCGAGGGGCTGCTATCGCTGATGCTCCTGCACCATGCCCGGCGTGCGGCGCGGATCGGTGAGGGTGGCGGGATACTCACGCTCGAAATGCAGGATCGCAGCTTGTGGGATCGCGCGGTCATAGACGAGGGTGTTGCGTTGATCGAGCGGGCGCTCAAGCGGGGCTGTCCGGGACCCTATCAGCTACAGGCGGCGGTTATCGCCGTGCATGCGGAGGCGCGGAGTTTCGCAGACACGGATTGGCGGCAGATCGCCCTGCTTTATGGTGAGCTGGCCCGCACCGCCGATAACCCGGTCTATGAACTGAACCGGATCGTCGCGCTTTCCTATGTCGAGGGGGCGGGTGCCGCGCTCGGGCGCCTGAAGCCGATCGCCATGGCGCTGGTGCAATATCAGCCCTTCCATGCCGTACAGGCGGATCTTTTAGCGCGCGATGGCCAGATCGACCAAGCGAGGCTTGCTTATGCGAGGGCCATCGAGCTCTCGCAGTCGGATGCGGAAAAGCTGTTCCTGAAACAGCGGCTGAGCGAGATCGCCTAG
- a CDS encoding YciI family protein, which translates to MKYMALIYMDPSTRTPPDSPEFGKMMSGYATATETYKSDGIWVAGDALQPVTTATTVRVRNGRTETMDGPFADTKEQLGGFYIFDCDNLDDAIKYAAMIPHAAMGCVEVRPIMVFDR; encoded by the coding sequence ATGAAATACATGGCGCTGATCTACATGGACCCGAGCACCCGCACGCCGCCGGATTCTCCGGAATTCGGCAAGATGATGAGCGGCTATGCGACGGCGACCGAGACCTACAAGAGCGATGGCATCTGGGTCGCCGGCGATGCGCTGCAGCCGGTAACGACCGCGACCACCGTCAGGGTGCGCAACGGCAGGACCGAGACCATGGACGGTCCCTTCGCCGACACCAAGGAGCAGCTCGGCGGCTTCTACATCTTCGACTGCGACAATCTCGATGACGCCATCAAGTATGCGGCGATGATCCCGCATGCGGCGATGGGCTGCGTCGAGGTGCGGCCGATCATGGTCTTCGACCGCTGA
- a CDS encoding invasion associated locus B family protein, producing MFVKSIAPALALVLITAGVAGAQQGGASAPTRIQQFQAWGAYSYKQGNSTVCYVLSVPTTKQPASVDHGDNFFIVSQRPGQNISYEPQAMMGYTVKENSKINVVIDNKTFVMFTKDKAGWVENAAQEPALVAAMKGGHSMTVTAVSRKGTGTSYAYSLSGISAALKQIESCK from the coding sequence ATGTTTGTAAAAAGTATCGCACCCGCTCTCGCTCTCGTTCTCATCACGGCCGGAGTCGCAGGAGCACAGCAGGGCGGAGCTTCGGCGCCGACCCGCATCCAGCAGTTCCAGGCTTGGGGCGCTTATTCCTACAAGCAGGGTAACAGCACCGTTTGCTACGTTCTGTCCGTTCCGACGACGAAGCAGCCGGCAAGCGTCGATCACGGCGACAACTTCTTCATCGTGTCGCAGCGCCCGGGCCAGAACATCTCCTACGAGCCGCAGGCGATGATGGGCTACACGGTCAAGGAAAACTCCAAGATCAATGTTGTCATCGACAACAAGACCTTCGTCATGTTCACCAAGGACAAGGCTGGCTGGGTCGAGAATGCCGCTCAGGAGCCGGCGCTGGTCGCCGCCATGAAGGGCGGGCACTCGATGACGGTTACCGCCGTTTCCCGCAAGGGCACCGGTACCTCCTACGCCTATTCGCTGTCGGGCATTTCGGCCGCGCTGAAGCAGATCGAAAGCTGCAAGTAA
- a CDS encoding YkvA family protein: MDDVKYGEILLPGDEETQSRREKAVRKKFWPTFKRAVRQIPFSRDVVAAFYCALDPQTPTRVRGILLAALAYFVLPFDLIPDVFAVIGFSDDVAVLSAAFAMVSGHMKPKHYEAADRALADQPEGMKTI, from the coding sequence ATGGACGACGTCAAATATGGTGAGATCCTGCTGCCCGGCGATGAGGAAACCCAGAGCCGCCGGGAGAAAGCCGTGCGCAAGAAGTTCTGGCCGACCTTCAAGCGGGCCGTCCGGCAGATCCCGTTCTCGCGCGACGTCGTTGCCGCTTTCTACTGCGCGCTCGACCCGCAGACGCCGACGCGCGTGCGCGGCATCCTGCTTGCTGCGCTCGCCTATTTCGTCCTGCCCTTCGACCTGATCCCCGATGTCTTCGCGGTCATCGGCTTTTCCGACGACGTCGCCGTCTTGTCGGCGGCCTTTGCCATGGTCAGCGGCCATATGAAGCCGAAGCATTACGAAGCGGCTGATCGGGCGCTTGCGGACCAGCCCGAGGGCATGAAGACGATCTAG
- the rlmN gene encoding 23S rRNA (adenine(2503)-C(2))-methyltransferase RlmN yields MSVMDAMAVTKPQAPRAPIGDEKPSLIGLSREQMAEALREKGVPEKQIKMRVSQLWNWIYVRGVSDFDHMANISKDMRETLKQHFTIARPEIVEEQVSNDGTRKWLLRFPPRGAGRPVEIEAVYIPEEGRGTLCISSQVGCTLTCSFCHTGTQRLVRNLTAEEILSQLLLARDRLGDFPDREAPQGTIMPAEGRKVSNIVMMGMGEPLYNFDAVKQALLIATDGDGLSLSKRRVTLSTSGVVPEIFRTGDEIGVMLAISLHAVRDDLRDILVPINKKYPLKELIDACRKYPGLSNARRITFEYVMLKDVNDSLEDAKGLIQLLKGVPAKINLIPFNPWPGTNYQCSDWAQIEKFADFINSAGYASPIRTPRGRDILAACGQLKSESERMRKTERLAFEAMMIANHGADD; encoded by the coding sequence ATGTCCGTCATGGATGCTATGGCCGTTACCAAGCCGCAGGCGCCGCGCGCTCCGATCGGCGATGAGAAGCCCTCGCTGATCGGCCTTTCGCGCGAACAGATGGCCGAGGCGCTGCGCGAAAAGGGCGTGCCGGAAAAGCAGATCAAGATGCGCGTTAGCCAGTTGTGGAACTGGATCTATGTGCGCGGTGTCTCCGATTTCGATCACATGGCGAATATCTCCAAGGATATGCGCGAGACGCTGAAGCAGCATTTCACCATCGCGCGTCCGGAGATCGTCGAAGAGCAGGTTTCCAACGACGGTACCCGCAAGTGGCTGCTGCGCTTTCCGCCGCGTGGCGCCGGCCGCCCCGTCGAGATCGAGGCCGTCTACATTCCCGAAGAGGGGCGCGGCACGCTCTGCATTTCCAGTCAGGTCGGCTGCACGCTCACCTGTTCCTTCTGTCACACCGGCACGCAGCGCCTGGTGCGCAACCTGACGGCTGAGGAAATTCTGTCGCAGCTGCTGCTGGCGCGCGACCGGCTGGGCGACTTCCCGGACCGCGAAGCGCCGCAGGGCACGATCATGCCGGCCGAAGGCCGCAAGGTCTCCAACATCGTCATGATGGGCATGGGCGAGCCGCTCTACAATTTCGATGCCGTCAAGCAGGCGCTGCTGATCGCTACCGACGGCGACGGCCTGTCGCTCTCAAAGCGCCGCGTCACGCTGTCCACATCCGGCGTCGTGCCTGAGATCTTCCGCACCGGCGATGAGATCGGCGTCATGCTGGCGATCTCGCTGCATGCGGTCCGCGACGACCTGCGCGACATCCTCGTGCCGATCAACAAGAAGTATCCGCTGAAGGAACTGATCGACGCCTGCCGGAAGTATCCGGGTCTGTCGAATGCCCGCCGCATCACCTTCGAATATGTGATGCTGAAGGACGTCAATGATAGCCTGGAGGATGCCAAGGGGCTGATCCAGCTTCTGAAGGGCGTGCCGGCCAAGATCAACCTGATACCGTTCAATCCGTGGCCAGGTACGAACTACCAGTGTTCCGACTGGGCGCAGATCGAGAAGTTTGCTGACTTCATCAATTCGGCCGGCTATGCCTCGCCGATCCGCACCCCGCGTGGCCGTGACATTCTCGCCGCCTGCGGTCAGCTGAAATCGGAATCCGAGCGCATGCGCAAGACAGAGCGTCTCGCCTTCGAGGCAATGATGATCGCCAATCACGGCGCGGATGACTGA
- a CDS encoding LysE family translocator: MDFLPTLPTLLAFSAASLLLAATPGPDMTLSISRALSQGKKPALYVVLGTSLGIVVHTMLVAFGISALITASPTAFLILKTGGAAYLLWLAVQAIRFGSKLTVGKVDEAKGTPLSNISSGFWVNLLNPKVIIFFMTFLPQFVTAGDPAVTHKLLFLGFFFILIGMPVNALVVLASDGLATWLQNNRKVLRGMDYTFAGVFSIFAVKIFMTQGR; encoded by the coding sequence ATGGACTTCCTTCCGACCCTGCCGACGCTTCTTGCCTTTTCCGCTGCGAGCCTGCTTCTGGCGGCAACGCCGGGGCCTGACATGACGCTCTCGATCAGCCGCGCGCTGTCGCAGGGCAAGAAGCCGGCGCTCTACGTCGTCCTCGGCACCAGCCTCGGCATCGTCGTTCACACCATGCTCGTCGCCTTCGGCATCTCGGCGCTGATCACCGCCTCGCCCACCGCCTTCCTCATCCTCAAGACCGGTGGCGCCGCCTATCTGCTGTGGCTTGCTGTCCAGGCGATCCGTTTTGGCTCAAAGCTGACCGTCGGCAAGGTCGATGAAGCCAAGGGCACACCGCTTTCCAACATCTCCAGCGGCTTTTGGGTGAACCTGCTGAACCCGAAGGTCATCATCTTCTTCATGACCTTCCTGCCGCAGTTCGTCACCGCCGGCGACCCGGCAGTAACCCATAAGCTGCTGTTCCTCGGTTTCTTCTTCATCCTGATCGGAATGCCGGTGAACGCGCTCGTCGTGCTCGCCTCCGACGGACTGGCGACATGGCTGCAGAACAACAGGAAAGTCCTGCGCGGCATGGACTATACCTTCGCCGGCGTCTTCTCGATCTTCGCCGTGAAGATCTTCATGACGCAGGGCCGCTAG
- a CDS encoding low molecular weight protein-tyrosine-phosphatase, which yields MKRVSILFVCMGNICRSPLAEGIFRHVAAESGLAEIVSIDSAGIGGWHEGDQPDPRSIATAGSHGIDITGQRARRIRSSDFAAFDLIVAMDRSNVAELRRKAPDARNIHLFGDIALGTGEDIPDPYYGGPEGFEAVYARLHTGCMKLAGMLGAESASWSGNTSSVR from the coding sequence ATGAAACGCGTCAGCATCCTGTTTGTTTGCATGGGCAATATCTGCCGGTCGCCACTTGCGGAAGGTATCTTTCGCCATGTCGCGGCCGAAAGCGGGCTTGCCGAAATCGTCTCGATCGATTCAGCCGGCATCGGCGGCTGGCATGAAGGCGATCAGCCCGACCCTCGCTCGATCGCAACGGCGGGAAGCCACGGCATCGACATTACCGGCCAGAGGGCGCGCCGCATCCGCTCGTCGGATTTTGCAGCATTCGACCTGATTGTCGCAATGGATCGCAGCAACGTGGCGGAGCTGAGGCGCAAGGCGCCGGATGCCAGAAACATCCACCTGTTCGGAGACATCGCGCTCGGCACCGGCGAAGACATTCCGGACCCCTATTACGGCGGCCCGGAAGGTTTCGAAGCGGTCTATGCCAGGCTTCACACCGGCTGCATGAAGCTCGCAGGCATGCTCGGCGCCGAAAGCGCTTCGTGGAGCGGGAACACTTCCTCGGTCAGGTAA
- a CDS encoding ABC transporter substrate-binding protein: protein MRSILLAVAATLALTLPAKAADVTVAVTAIVEHPALDAVRKGVQDTLAAAGYKEGENLKFLFESAQGNPATAAQIARQFAGEDPSVIVPISTPSAQAVVSATRDIPVVFTAVSDPLGAQLVKNMDKPGGNVTGLSDMSPVAEHIALIKEILPNVKSIGYLYNSGEANSVSLLAVLKTEAEKAGLTVVESAATKSAEVQGAARALVGRADVIYVPTDNTIISALEGAVAVAEEAKLPLFTADTDSVNRGSIAALGFNYYDVGKQTGDIVVRILKGENPGDIAVKVAAGSDLVVNKKAAEKMGVTLPESVLKRANRVVE from the coding sequence ATGCGTTCGATCTTGCTCGCCGTTGCGGCGACCCTTGCCCTTACCCTGCCTGCCAAGGCTGCAGACGTGACCGTTGCCGTGACGGCGATCGTCGAACATCCGGCGCTCGATGCCGTGCGCAAGGGCGTTCAGGACACGCTGGCTGCCGCCGGCTACAAGGAAGGCGAGAACCTCAAGTTCCTCTTCGAATCCGCGCAGGGCAACCCGGCAACGGCCGCGCAGATCGCCCGCCAGTTCGCTGGTGAGGATCCGAGCGTCATCGTTCCGATCTCCACGCCGTCGGCTCAGGCCGTGGTTTCCGCGACGCGCGACATTCCCGTCGTCTTCACCGCCGTTTCCGATCCGCTCGGCGCACAGCTCGTCAAGAACATGGACAAGCCCGGCGGCAACGTCACCGGCCTCTCGGACATGTCGCCGGTTGCCGAGCATATCGCGCTCATCAAGGAAATCCTGCCGAACGTGAAGTCGATCGGCTATCTCTACAATTCGGGCGAAGCCAATTCCGTTTCGCTGCTCGCCGTTCTGAAGACGGAAGCCGAGAAGGCCGGTCTGACGGTTGTCGAGTCGGCTGCGACCAAGTCCGCTGAAGTTCAGGGTGCCGCCCGTGCGCTCGTCGGCCGTGCCGACGTCATCTACGTTCCGACCGACAACACGATCATCTCGGCTCTCGAAGGCGCGGTTGCCGTTGCCGAAGAAGCGAAGCTGCCGCTGTTCACCGCCGACACGGATTCCGTCAATCGCGGTTCGATCGCGGCCCTCGGCTTCAACTACTACGACGTCGGCAAGCAGACCGGCGATATCGTCGTTCGCATCCTGAAGGGTGAGAACCCCGGCGATATCGCGGTGAAGGTTGCTGCCGGCAGCGACCTCGTCGTCAACAAGAAGGCCGCGGAAAAGATGGGCGTGACGCTGCCGGAAAGCGTGCTGAAGCGCGCCAACCGTGTCGTCGAGTAA
- a CDS encoding SDR family NAD(P)-dependent oxidoreductase, translated as MANIQEIFKKSNVAVITGGASGIGLAAAKHFAKAGMSVVIADLGQEKLAKARAELEAIAGEEHVLAAETDVSDKAALEALERAVIQRFGRVHVLMNNAGIGPETSIFSADAGWDNILGVNMMGVINGTRAFGAAMTKHGEPGLIINTGSKQGITTPPGNPAYNVSKAAVKVFTEALEHELRNTEGSQISAHLLIPGFVFTGLTKGDRAEKPAAAWTPEQTVDFMVESLEKGDFYILCPDNDVARPVDERRMAWAIGDIIENRPPLSRWHKDYADKFKAYLEGK; from the coding sequence GTGGCCAATATTCAAGAGATTTTCAAGAAGTCGAATGTCGCCGTGATTACCGGCGGCGCCTCCGGTATCGGGCTGGCGGCCGCAAAGCATTTTGCCAAGGCGGGCATGAGCGTCGTGATCGCCGATCTCGGCCAGGAAAAACTGGCCAAGGCGCGTGCCGAGCTTGAAGCCATCGCCGGTGAGGAACATGTGCTTGCCGCGGAGACCGACGTTTCCGACAAGGCGGCTCTTGAAGCCTTGGAGCGGGCTGTCATCCAGCGCTTCGGCCGCGTCCACGTGCTGATGAACAATGCCGGTATCGGGCCTGAAACCTCGATCTTCAGCGCCGACGCCGGCTGGGACAACATCCTGGGCGTCAACATGATGGGCGTCATCAATGGCACCCGCGCTTTCGGCGCTGCCATGACCAAGCACGGCGAACCCGGCCTGATCATCAACACCGGCTCCAAGCAGGGCATTACCACGCCGCCCGGCAATCCGGCCTACAACGTCTCGAAAGCCGCCGTGAAGGTCTTCACCGAAGCGCTGGAACACGAGCTGCGCAACACCGAAGGTTCGCAGATCTCGGCTCACCTCCTGATCCCCGGCTTCGTCTTCACGGGTCTCACCAAAGGCGACCGCGCCGAAAAGCCGGCTGCGGCCTGGACGCCGGAACAGACGGTCGATTTCATGGTCGAGAGCCTTGAGAAGGGCGACTTCTACATCCTCTGCCCGGACAATGATGTTGCCCGCCCGGTAGACGAGCGCCGCATGGCCTGGGCGATCGGCGATATCATCGAGAACCGCCCGCCACTGTCGCGCTGGCACAAGGATTATGCCGACAAGTTCAAGGCCTATCTCGAAGGCAAGTAA
- a CDS encoding sigma-70 family RNA polymerase sigma factor yields MDAEEKQRFAALAKAVAERRDQQAFSVLFDYFAPRLKSWLLRQRMPATEAEELVQEVMIVLWHKADLYDPARSSLSTWLFRIARNRRIDLQRRARARVLDEDDPTLQPPAEIGADEAVANDDRDAHVRAAVSQLPEEQREMLKAAFFLGQSHSEIAEATGLPLGTVKSRIRLAFGKLKKVLEAQTA; encoded by the coding sequence ATGGATGCTGAGGAAAAACAGCGTTTCGCTGCCCTCGCAAAAGCAGTCGCAGAACGGCGCGATCAGCAGGCCTTCTCCGTCCTGTTCGATTATTTCGCGCCGAGGCTGAAATCCTGGCTGCTACGTCAGCGCATGCCTGCAACCGAAGCCGAAGAGCTGGTTCAGGAAGTGATGATCGTGCTCTGGCACAAGGCCGATCTCTATGATCCCGCGCGCTCGTCGCTTTCGACCTGGCTCTTCCGCATCGCCAGAAACCGCCGCATCGACCTGCAGCGCCGCGCCCGTGCGCGGGTTCTCGACGAGGACGATCCGACGCTGCAGCCGCCCGCCGAGATCGGCGCCGACGAGGCCGTCGCCAACGATGACCGCGATGCGCATGTGCGCGCCGCCGTCAGCCAATTGCCGGAGGAACAGCGCGAAATGCTGAAGGCCGCCTTCTTCCTGGGGCAGTCGCATTCGGAGATCGCCGAAGCCACAGGACTTCCGCTCGGCACAGTGAAGTCGCGCATCAGGCTCGCCTTCGGCAAGCTCAAGAAGGTTCTGGAGGCGCAGACCGCCTAG
- a CDS encoding ABC transporter ATP-binding protein translates to MISVKDIRVVFGKGTPLEKKALNGVSLTIEQGSFVTVIGSNGAGKSTLLGVLAGDVLASEGKVVIGTTDVTRKQTAARAGLVARVFQDPLTGSCGSLSIEENLALAARRGERRGLVAALGPRRREHFRERISELNLGLENRMADRMDLLSGGQRQAVSLVMATLAGSEVLLLDEHTAALDPGMAEFVMGLTDKIVSERKLTTLMVTHSMRQALDYGHRTIMLHGGEIVLDVSGDSRKDLQVEDLIAMFRKMRGQTLDDDALLIG, encoded by the coding sequence GTGATCAGCGTCAAGGATATCAGGGTCGTCTTCGGCAAGGGGACGCCGCTCGAAAAGAAGGCGCTGAACGGCGTCAGCCTGACGATCGAGCAGGGTTCGTTCGTCACCGTCATCGGCTCCAACGGCGCCGGCAAGTCGACGCTGCTCGGCGTGCTCGCTGGCGACGTGCTGGCGAGCGAAGGCAAGGTGGTGATCGGCACCACGGATGTGACGCGCAAGCAGACGGCGGCGCGCGCCGGTCTCGTTGCCCGCGTCTTCCAGGATCCGCTGACCGGTAGCTGCGGTTCGCTTTCGATCGAAGAGAACCTCGCTCTTGCCGCCCGTCGCGGTGAGCGCCGCGGTCTCGTTGCGGCACTCGGTCCGCGCCGCCGCGAACATTTTCGGGAGCGCATCAGCGAGCTCAATCTCGGGCTCGAGAACCGTATGGCCGACCGCATGGACCTGCTTTCGGGCGGCCAGCGTCAGGCGGTCTCGCTCGTCATGGCGACGCTTGCCGGTTCCGAGGTGCTGTTGCTCGACGAGCATACGGCAGCACTCGACCCCGGCATGGCGGAATTCGTCATGGGGCTGACCGATAAGATCGTCTCCGAGCGCAAGCTGACGACGCTGATGGTGACGCATTCGATGCGCCAGGCGCTCGACTACGGCCATCGCACGATCATGCTGCATGGCGGCGAGATCGTGCTGGATGTCAGCGGCGATAGCCGCAAGGATCTCCAGGTCGAGGATCTGATCGCGATGTTCCGCAAGATGCGCGGCCAGACGCTCGACGATGATGCGCTGCTGATCGGCTGA
- a CDS encoding 4a-hydroxytetrahydrobiopterin dehydratase gives MKMEKLERRAIDEQLAGVSGWALADDGQSISKTFKFASFVEAFGFMTKAALTAEKLNHHPEWFNVYSKVEVKLNTHDAGGLTELDFKLAKAMDKAAGSNTNN, from the coding sequence ATGAAGATGGAGAAACTGGAACGCCGGGCGATCGACGAGCAGCTTGCTGGTGTGAGCGGCTGGGCGCTTGCCGATGACGGACAATCGATCTCAAAGACTTTCAAGTTCGCGAGTTTCGTCGAGGCTTTCGGCTTCATGACGAAGGCGGCGCTGACGGCGGAGAAGCTTAACCACCATCCGGAATGGTTCAATGTCTATTCCAAGGTGGAGGTGAAACTGAACACGCATGATGCGGGCGGACTTACCGAGCTGGACTTCAAGCTCGCCAAGGCGATGGACAAGGCGGCGGGTTCGAACACGAACAATTGA
- a CDS encoding arylesterase codes for MRFKVGLLHIAVIAGSLLASSMAQAATLNLVGFGDSLMAGYQLPPGDGFPEKLQAALKAKGEDVAITNAGVSGDTSTGGLARIDWSVPDGTNGVILELGANDALRGIPPEETEKNLDAMITRLKERGIPVLLAGMMAPPNMGADYAARFNPIYEKLAQKHQVPLYAFFLDGVVMDASLKLEDGMHPNSKGVDVMVQKMEPAVTNFIRTISTVKK; via the coding sequence ATGAGATTTAAAGTTGGCCTGCTTCACATCGCTGTCATTGCAGGCTCTCTGCTCGCAAGTTCCATGGCTCAGGCGGCGACGCTCAATCTCGTCGGCTTCGGCGACAGTCTGATGGCGGGCTACCAGCTGCCACCCGGCGACGGCTTTCCGGAAAAGCTGCAGGCGGCGCTTAAGGCCAAGGGCGAAGACGTTGCGATCACAAATGCAGGGGTTTCCGGCGACACGTCGACGGGCGGTCTGGCGCGAATCGACTGGTCGGTTCCCGACGGCACGAATGGTGTGATTCTCGAACTCGGCGCCAATGATGCGCTGCGGGGAATTCCGCCCGAAGAAACCGAGAAGAATCTCGACGCCATGATTACCCGGCTAAAGGAGCGGGGCATTCCGGTACTGCTTGCCGGCATGATGGCGCCGCCGAACATGGGTGCGGACTATGCGGCGCGCTTCAATCCGATCTACGAGAAACTGGCGCAAAAACATCAGGTTCCGCTCTACGCCTTCTTTCTCGACGGCGTCGTCATGGATGCCAGCCTGAAGCTGGAGGATGGGATGCATCCCAATTCGAAGGGTGTAGATGTCATGGTCCAGAAGATGGAGCCGGCTGTCACAAATTTCATCCGGACGATTTCTACTGTGAAGAAATAG